Within the Hyphomicrobiales bacterium genome, the region GGTCACTTGAACACCTCGATATCGGATGCGTCGATTTCCGCACTGCCATCCAGATCGGTCTCGCCGATGCGGTCGATGGGCGGGCGGTTGAGCGGGTCTTCCTGCTGCACGCGCTTGAAGTCCCGCACGAAGTCCTCGACCCACTGCCTTTCGGTGGGTTCCGGCTCCGTCTTCACGCCCTCGTCATATTCGACAAGATCATGGCGCTCCATGAATTCGCGCCGGGCCCTGCGGTCGCCGATATATTCCGCCGTCTCGGTCACGCCTGTCATGAAGTCTCCGAACGCCGGGGCCACCATGGGCGCGGCCAGATTGGCCCGCGGTGGTCGCTCATCGCGGCAGTTGTGCGGCCATGTGTCGAGCTGGTGCCAATCGCCACAATGTCGGCACTTTCGACTGCGCCCGGCCCCGCGCGGTTCATCACGCGCACCGAACAGGCGGTCGTATTCCGGGCCGAGGTCTGAAATGGCAATGCTGGTCACGCTTGAAAACCTGCCGTCACAACCATCCAGTCGTCAGCCAGAATATCCGTCTGGGAGGCCAGCCACCCAATGACCATCGAGCCATCGGCGGCGCGCATGTCTATGTGCGCACACAGCCTCACGGATTCATCCTGGGCTTCGATGGCGCGATGATAGGCTGCGTGACCCAATTTTGCGGCAAATGCGGGGAAAGTTGATGCCGGCGTCAGCGCCAGCCACATGCCCTTTCCGTTCCATCCGGTGCGGGCGATGCGGTTTCCGCGCTTCAATTCAAGAAGGGCGGATGAAAAGTCCATGGTGTCCATAGCTTGCAATGCTCCTTGGCTTGCTGGTGCAGCCTGACGTGCCACAGATCGGACGGGCTGTGCGGCGAGAGTGGATTTTCCCGCCGATCAGTCTGCCAAGACGACAAATGCCTGCGCATTTTCCCGTCAATGTCGTTGATGCCTTTTCAGTGCGCCGGCAGTTGCGGCGAGGGGCCGGACGGCTTGGCGTGTTCCAAAGCCGCCGCCTTGATCAGGTCGACACCCTTGATCTTCAATTCCATCTGACGATCCTTCTCGGAGTCGTCCATGTCCATTTCCTTGATCAACCGGTCGGCCTCTGCCCTGATCTTGGCGACCTGAACCTGAACGTCTTCCTTCTGCTCCCCCTTGGGCTCATCCGGCATCTGCGAAATCATGCCTTCCAGCGTGCGGCTCTTCGGGAAGGCCCGGACGCCGAACAGCAGCAATTCCTTGACCATCTTCATGTCGAACTGGCCCGAGGCCAGAAGGGGCTGCAACTCGCGCACGAAGGTCGAGAATGCACCCAGAAATTCGATGCGCGCCTCCTTGTCGGCCTGCTCGTCAGCCAGCACGGTCGAGTCCGTCTCGATCGAGAGAGTGATCTTGCGGATGAAGTCCTGCCGCAGGCGATCATGGACCATTTCCCATGAGGTTTCCGGCACGCGGTCAAACTTCGGCTCTTCGGGGGGCGGCGGAAGCGGGCCGACCTGCAACCCTTGGGCTTGTGCTCCCTGCGCTGCCTTCTGCATCTCCCCGTAAATCTGGGCCTGCTGCATGAAGGTCTGTTTTGCCTGTTCGATTTCGGCCAGTTGTTGCTGGCGCTCCGCTTCGGTGAGGGGAATTTCAAGGCCGCAGATTTCAGCCAAGCGTTCGGTGTCGAACATCTCAAGCGCGATCTCCATCATGATCCGCAGTATGTCGCGCGCAAAGGTTGCCATCTGACGTTGGCGGATGGACAGCCGCATCCCGGCATACCGGCCCTTCAACTGCTGCGCTGTAGCCGTCTCGTTGGGGTCGCCCTGGGCGCGCATGATGTCCGAGATGCCGGATGCCTCATACATCGCCTGCTTGGCTTGCTCGCGCATCGTGGCGAGTGCATTCAGGCAGGTGACGATGGGCTGCAGCGGGAGCCACTGGATGAGGTTTGCGGTGCCGCCCTTTTCCATCAGCGCGATCCACGACTCCATCGGGATCAACTGGTTCTCGCCGCTCATCAGTTTCTTGACCTGATCGGACATCGAGCCAGGGAAAAGGCCTGCCACTGCCAGCACGTCGAGCAGGTCGGCCATCTTCTTCGAGGCGCGGTCAATCTCCTTCGCCCGCTCGGCATAATAGCTGATATCGGGCCGGGGCGTCAGGCTGCTTCCGCGCACGGTCGCAAGAAGCGGCTTCGGGCCGGGAAAAAAGCCTTCCAACTGCAGGGGGTCATCCTGCTTGTCGAGAATGATGCCCTGCGCATCCGGCGACCACCAGATCACGCGGCGACTGTCGCGAACCCAGATTTCCCAGACTGTTGCCACGTCGAAAGGGTCCGTGTTCAACTCCGTAGACCTGTCGACCAGACCGCCCAGGGTGTGACCTTCGCGCTCTCGGTCGCCGGGCGCCTGCGATGCGTCCTTGATGCCGGGCTGCGTGAACCTGATCTGCGCGAATACCTCCTTCGAGAATCGCGCCTGCGCCCTGACGCGCGTCATTGGCGTCTCGAATGCCAGCCACGGCGCGTTGGCGAAGTTGTGCCCTGGCGCGAACAGGGCGCGGCGCCACTCCACATGCCGCAGCAATACCTCTTCGTGGAGTTTAACCTCTTGAATTTCCGGCTCCATCGTCACCGGGTTCACCTGCTGGACCGGCCCGAATTCGGCCTTGTAGAGCGCCCGCGCCATGCCGCGACCGGCAATCAACCAGTCATCGCGGGCGGATTCCATGGTGCTGTCGAAATCCGACGTGGAGACGAACCACTGCGCCAGGCGCTGCCCCGCCTCGGCCGCCATCAGATCGGTTTCATCTGCCCTGCCATCTCCCCGCCACCGCCGGGTGACGATCGGGGTCGGTGTCTCTGAGAAGACAAGCGGCTTGAGAACGTCGATATTGGCGTGGATGAACGATGTTTCGTCAGTAATCCTGTTCATCTTCGGCGCGTCGGAACTGTCGATCTGGCCCGCATCCTGCTCCTCGCCGAAATACAGGCGCTCGGCGTTCTGGGCTTCCATGCGGAAACGGCGCTCATGAACAAGGGCGGCGCTGATCTGGCGTGACCAGAATGTGGCGTTTTCGCTGACGCCAACCGCCTCGGCCTCTTCGTCGGTTTCCGGAGTTTCCACCAATTCCGGTGACGTTATCTCGAACGGGGCCACATCCTGGCCCTCTCCATGCGCTGCGCCCATGGGCACGATATCAGGGCTCATCTGCGGCTCTTCCGGTCCAGTTCCTCATCGTGGCGCGACCATAGATCATCGAGGGTATCGCCGTGCGGCGAGGATGACTTGGTGCCGGGATTCTGACCTGCAATCACCCGGTCGATGCCGCGGGCGAAAAGCGTGGCGGTGTCGACCGTATCGTCATGCTTGGCCGTGGGAAACTGCATCAACTCGCGCTCTAAGGCCTCAAGGTGTGGCCGCCAATTTTCGGGGCAACTGCTGTGGTCCGGCAAATACAACTGCCCAAGGGATGCAAGGCCCAAGAGGGTCTGCGCGCGGGTTGCCTTGTCTGTGGTCGAGGACATCTGCACCCGGTCCACATAGGCGCGGTGCTTGGTCTGCATCATGCGGATGAGGGGCCCGACCGACTTGATGATCTGGCCTTGCTCCTCGAATGCCCGCAGCGGTTTCCAGCGCAGGACCAGTTTGACCCATTCCTTGACCCAAGCCCCCGGTTCGGTGCGGCCGCGCCACATATCCATCAGGTAGATGTTGTGTTCCGGGTCGACAGCCCAGACCTGGTGGACGGTATAGTCCGGGTCAGGGCTGTCACCCTCCTCGGTCACGGCATAGTCGGACGCGATGTAGAATTGCAGGCGCGTGCGGTCGATCTTGTGCCAGTTGAAGCGCGCGATGTGATCCTTGGTGAACATCAGCCCTTCTTCGGGGCTGGGTCGCTGCTGGAAGAGGGCAGACCAGACCCATCCGCCGCGCTTGCGCACGCCGCCCAGACGGTTTTCCCCGAAGCGTTCCGGCCAAAGCCACTCCCCCGGTGCGCGGCCCAATGGGTCATCATCGCGCTCTGCAATCGCAGGCAGGCAGAGGACATACCACTTTTCGCCGGTCTCACGGTCTTCATACCAACCGGTGCGACCGTCAAAGCCATCCGGCAGGATGCGGCCCGCTGGGTCATCCTGGTGCCAGCGTGTGAAGATCATCAATTGCTTGGCGCGCCCCTCAAGGCGTGAAAGCAGGTCGGTGCGGTAGTTTTCCCAGATATCGGATCGCATCACTGGCGACATGGCGATTTTCCGGCCCTTGACCAGATCGTCCATGAAGAGCCACTCAGCCGGGTTGCCGTGCTGGTTGCCGGCAGTGGCGCCGAATCCGTTGTATTCCCCCCCTTCCGGTGTGGCCCACTGGTCGCGCGCCT harbors:
- a CDS encoding DUF2829 domain-containing protein produces the protein MDTMDFSSALLELKRGNRIARTGWNGKGMWLALTPASTFPAFAAKLGHAAYHRAIEAQDESVRLCAHIDMRAADGSMVIGWLASQTDILADDWMVVTAGFQA